The Skermanella rosea sequence GCTTCGCATTGCGCCTTGCGAAGCATAGTGTCGAGCGTATCTGGAGAAAAGCCCTTGTCATAGAGCGGCATCTCCTGTCTCGGCTCCCATCCCACGTGCAGAACATCGACATGCGCGGAGAGCGGGGTCGCAAGCTTGAAGGCGTCCTCCAGAAGGTTTGCTTCCAGGCCGTTCGACGGAACGAGAACATGCTTTATCATCTGCCCCTCCTTGGTGCTGCCAGGTTGGTAAGGGCAGCTGCTGCAGAGTATCCGAAGCGGCATGAAACCATGTCAAGGCGCTACGGAAAGTCTATCGAGCCGAACCGAGCCTGAGTGAACTAGGGCCGGCAGAGACCTAGCCCGATCTCCATCGGCGCCAAACACAGCAGCAGGCATGCCACCTGTTCGAGCCGCAATTAGTCTTTTTTGAAACCTATTACTTGACAGCGGGCGAGCACTCCCGGATATTCCGCGTATTCTGCGGGAGAGAGAGGCGATATCCGCCTCCGCCGAAGGCGCAAACTCCCATAATCGCTCAGGCAGACCGAACCGCAGAAACATTGTGCCGACTGGAGAGAGGCCAAGGTGCCGTACCATGCGCGCCCTGGCCCACCGAAGGGGCAGGCTCCGTCCGGAGCCGAAACTCTCAGGTAAAAGGACAGTGGGAGAGGCGTACAGGATCCGCAACAGAGCGTGCCCTGTCTCTATCAGGAGTCTCCCCCAAATGTATCCACTGTTACCCTCAGCATCCATTCCGCCGCCGCTTCCCATGCTCGGGGAATCGACATGCTGATCGTCGTCTACCTGATCGCCATCACCGTCGAGGCGATGTCCGGCGCCCTCGCGGCCGGGCGCCGCAACATGGATGTTTTCGGCGTTGCCGTCATCGCCTTCGTCACTGCGCTGGGCGGCGGCACCATCCGTGACCTGATCCTCGGCCACTTCCCCATCCGCTGGACCCAGCACCCGGAATACATTGTCCTGGTGATCTCCGCCGGACTGCTGACCACCGTGCTCGCACGCTACATGCATCATTTGAAGCGTGTTTTTCTCGTACTCGATGCAATGGGCCTGATCGCGTTCTCGCTGATCGGCTGCAGTGTCGCGCTGGCGATGGATTACTCCATCATCGTCGCCATCATGGCAGGGATGATGACCGGCATCTGCGGCGGCATGCTGCGTGACGTGCTGTGCAACCAGGTACCGCTGGTGCTCCGGCGTGAGCTCTATGCCAGCGTCTCACTGATCGTCTGCGCCCTCTTCATCGGCCTGCGCGAACTCGGCATCGACACCGACCTGAATACCGCAATCAGCTTCATCAGCGGCCTGACGCTCCGCCTGCTGGCCATCTGGGGCGGCTGGAAGCTGCCGACCTTCTCCTACCAGCAGCGCTGGGATTGATAGGCTGACCGGCATGATCGGTACCTCCGGCTGCCTGGCAATCCTGGTATCGGGAAACCGAAGTTCCTGGATCAGCAGCCTCACACAGACCGGAGAAGCCAAGCTACGATGGCACTGCTGCGTGGTTCCCATCCATGACTGATTTCCGGCGCAGGTAAGATCAGGTCTCCAATCCTTCCGGTATCTTCCACCCCCATTCCCGATATGCCTCGATGATTACCCTCGCCATGACCATCGCTTCGTGCGACCGGTCATCGGCCCGGCGGCTCATGATGATCGGAGACGTGATGGTCTGCTCGATCAACTCGCGGTAGACCACATCGTCCCGGCGCAGGCGCTGCACCGAAGTCGGGACGATGCAGATACCGACCTCCGCCGCGACCAGGCCGATCGCCGTCTGAAGCTCGCGGGCCTCGTGGGCGATGTGCGGCTCGAGGCCGCGGTCGCGGAAGATCGAGATCACCTGATCGGCATAGCTCGGTCGCGGCACCCGGGGGTACAGGATCAGCGGTTCCCCGGCCAATTCCCCGAAGCTCAGCGGCCCCTCCCGCTGCAGAAGAGGATGGCTGAGCGGCAGGGCCACCACGAGCCGTTCCTCGCGAAGGACGTCCCGGCGGACCGCCGGATCGTCTAGGCGAATGCGGCCGAAACCGACATTGATCCGGCCATCCTTCAGGGCCGCGATCTGTTCCAGGCTGGCCATCTCGACGAGGCTGACGTCGAGCCCCGGCGTTTCCGCGCGGAAACGCCGGATCAGTTGCGGCAGGGCCGCGTAGATGGTCGAGGCGACGAAACCGATGACGAACCGAGGTCGCTCCGCCTCGCGAAAGCGCCGCATCATCGTGCGCAGGTCGTCGAAGCGTTCAAGAACCAGGACGGCATGCTCGAAGAAAAGCCGGCCAGCCTCGGTCAGACGCAGCGGCCTGCTATCCCGGTCGAGAAGCATGATACCGACCTCATCCTCGAGCTGCTGGATCTGGCGGCTCAACGGCGGCTGGGCGATATGGAGCTTCTCGGCGGCCCGGGTGAAGTTCCGCTCCCGGGCGACGGTGATGAAGTAACGGAGATGGCGGATCTCCATTTCATACCTCCAGGGTATCACTCAAGACCAATTTAGTATTTCCTTTTCCATAAGCCAAGACTTAGTTTTCTGGCCATAGGGAGCTCAGGGAGCATCAAAATAATGTTGCAGATCAAAGAGATCGAGACCTTTCTGGTCGATCTTCCGACCATCAGGCCTCATGTTCTCTCGATGGCGACGATGTATCGCCAGACGATAGTGATCGTTCGCCTCCACTGCTCGGACGGTATCGTCGGCATCGGCGAAGGCACGACTATCGGCGGCCTGAGCTACGGCGAGGAAAGCCCGGAGAGCATCAAGCTCGCCATCGATACCTACTTCGAACCCATTCTCAGGACTTGCGACCCCTCCCGGGTCGGCCAGACCATGGCCAGGATCGGGCGTGTCGTCATCGGCAACCATTTCGCCAAATCGGCGGTGGAAACGGCGCTGCTGGACGCCATGGGCAAGCGCGTCGGCCTGCCGGTCTCCGAACTGCTGGGCGGACGCCACCGCGATGAGTTGCCGGTCGCCTGGACGCTGGCCAGCGGCGACACCTCCAAAGACATTGAAGAGGCCAAGCGTGTCCTGAGCCTGCGCCGCCACAACATCTTCAAGCTGAAGATCGGCAAGCGCGCGGTGACCGATGACGTCGCTCATGTGGCATCGATCAAGAAGGCGCTCGGCGATAAGGCCAGCGTGCGGGTCGATGTCAACCAGGCCTGGGATGAGGCCAGTGCTTCCCGCGGGTTGGCGATGCTTGAAGATGCCGGTGTGGATCTGGTCGAGCAGCCGATCTCCAGGGCGAACCGCTCCGGGCTGGCGCGGCTTGCTGCCCGCTTCATCATCCCGATCATGGCCGACGAGTCCCTCCACGGACCGGACGACGCCTTCGACCTCGCGATCCAGGCAGCGGCGGATGTTTTCGCGGTTAAGATCGCGCAGTCGGGCGGTTTGCAGGCTGCCGGACGGGTGGGGGCCATCGCGGATGCCGCCAGCATCGGGCTTTATGGCGGCACGATGCTCGAGGCCGGCGTCGGCACGATCGCCTCGGCGCACCTGTTCGCGACGTTTCCCCAGCTTGCCTGGGGTACCGAACTCTTCGGACCACTTCTCCTCACCGAAGAGATTCTGACCGAGCCTTTGGGCTACGGCGATTTCGCCCTGAAGGTACCGGACAAGCCCGGCCTCGGCGTCGAGTTGGATCCGGACCGTATCGACTTCTTCCGCCGCGACCGGGCCGGCACACGGACGCACAGCTTTCCAGGAAAACTTTAAGAATACAGCGTTCTGGAGAAACAATAGAAGCGTATCTGCCCGGTGAAGTGTCAGCAGTCAACTATAACCATGGAGGAACAACAATGCTGTTCCAAGTCGAAATGGAAGTCCGCCTGCCGCACGACATGGCACCCAGCGCGGCGGACGAGTTGAAGCGCGTCGAGCGCGAGCGGGCCCAGCAGCTGATGCGGGACGGCAAGTGGCGCCATCTCTGGCGCGTGGTCGGTCACTACTCGAACACCAGCGTCTTCGACGTCGAGAGCCACGACGAGCTGCACGCGATCCTCACGTCGCTGCCGCTCTTCCCCTTCATGAAGATGAAGGTCACGCCTCTGTGCCGCCACCCCTCGTCCATCCGTGGGGACGACACCTGAGTTCGCAACCGGCGAGCAATCCAACAATCAATGCCAAGGGAGAGAAACCATGCAAAAGGAACAGATCAAGCAGCT is a genomic window containing:
- a CDS encoding LysR family transcriptional regulator, which encodes MEIRHLRYFITVARERNFTRAAEKLHIAQPPLSRQIQQLEDEVGIMLLDRDSRPLRLTEAGRLFFEHAVLVLERFDDLRTMMRRFREAERPRFVIGFVASTIYAALPQLIRRFRAETPGLDVSLVEMASLEQIAALKDGRINVGFGRIRLDDPAVRRDVLREERLVVALPLSHPLLQREGPLSFGELAGEPLILYPRVPRPSYADQVISIFRDRGLEPHIAHEARELQTAIGLVAAEVGICIVPTSVQRLRRDDVVYRELIEQTITSPIIMSRRADDRSHEAMVMARVIIEAYREWGWKIPEGLET
- a CDS encoding muconate/chloromuconate family cycloisomerase, whose protein sequence is MLQIKEIETFLVDLPTIRPHVLSMATMYRQTIVIVRLHCSDGIVGIGEGTTIGGLSYGEESPESIKLAIDTYFEPILRTCDPSRVGQTMARIGRVVIGNHFAKSAVETALLDAMGKRVGLPVSELLGGRHRDELPVAWTLASGDTSKDIEEAKRVLSLRRHNIFKLKIGKRAVTDDVAHVASIKKALGDKASVRVDVNQAWDEASASRGLAMLEDAGVDLVEQPISRANRSGLARLAARFIIPIMADESLHGPDDAFDLAIQAAADVFAVKIAQSGGLQAAGRVGAIADAASIGLYGGTMLEAGVGTIASAHLFATFPQLAWGTELFGPLLLTEEILTEPLGYGDFALKVPDKPGLGVELDPDRIDFFRRDRAGTRTHSFPGKL
- the catC gene encoding muconolactone Delta-isomerase; its protein translation is MLFQVEMEVRLPHDMAPSAADELKRVERERAQQLMRDGKWRHLWRVVGHYSNTSVFDVESHDELHAILTSLPLFPFMKMKVTPLCRHPSSIRGDDT
- a CDS encoding trimeric intracellular cation channel family protein, with the protein product MLIVVYLIAITVEAMSGALAAGRRNMDVFGVAVIAFVTALGGGTIRDLILGHFPIRWTQHPEYIVLVISAGLLTTVLARYMHHLKRVFLVLDAMGLIAFSLIGCSVALAMDYSIIVAIMAGMMTGICGGMLRDVLCNQVPLVLRRELYASVSLIVCALFIGLRELGIDTDLNTAISFISGLTLRLLAIWGGWKLPTFSYQQRWD